TTCCATGCGGCCAGTAGATAAACGGTGCCCTGCTACGTTAATCACATCATCGATACGGTTCATTACAAATAGGTAATCATCCTCATCTAAATAGCCAGCATCACCTGTTAGGTAATACCCTTCGATTTGGCTTAGATAAGCGTCGTAGAAACGTTCGTTGTTATTCCACAGTGTTGGCAGTGTGCCCGGCGGTAATGGCAGTTTTGCGACTATCATGCCTGATTGGCCTTGCGGCACTTGCTCGCCAAATTCATCGACGATTTGCACGTCGTATCCTGGTACGGCACGTGCTGGAGAGCCAGCTTTAACTTCACTTGGGCAGCTACCTAATAAGTTAGACGCCATTGGCCAGCCAGTTTCGGTTTGCCACCAGTGATCGATCACAGGAATTTGTAATTGGTCTTGCGCCCAATGCAAGGTTGCTGGGTCACAACGCTCGCCAGCAAGGTATAGTGCATTAAGACATGAAATATCGTATTTCTTAATAAACTCACCGTCAGGATCACAGCCGCGAAGTGCGCGGAATGCCGTTGGTGCAGTAAAGAAGCTTTTCACATTATATTCACTAATAATGCGCCAGAATGTGCCAGCATCTGGTGTACCTATTGGCTTACCTTCGAATACTACCGTCGTCGAGCGATTGATAAGCGGGCCATAACAAATAAAAGAATGGCCTACTACCCAACCAACATCCGATGCCGCCCAGAACACTTCGCCTGGTTTCACGTTGTAAACGTGCTTCATTGACCACGCTAGCGCCACCGCATGACCGCCGTTATCGCGCACCACGCCTTTAGGCTGCCCTGTGGTTCCAGAGGTATATAAAATGTAGAGTGGATCTGTCGCCGCAACACTAACACAGCCCACAGGCTCAGCAGCTTCAACAGCTTCGTTCCAATCGACGTCACGACCAGCAGTCATTTCAGCAGTCAGCTGTGGGCGCTGCAGAATAATTGTATGCGTTGGTTTGTTAGCGGCAATCTCGATGGCTTCGTCAAGCAGTGGCTTGTACGCAACAAGACGATTAGGTTCAATACCACATGAGGCGCTTAGAATTAGTTTAGGTTTCGCATCATCAATTCGTGTTGCGAGCTCTGGCGCAGCAAAACCACCAAAAACTACTGAGTGAATCGCGCCAATACGCGCACAAGCGAGCATACCAATTACGGCTTCAGCGACCATTGGCATATAAATGACCACAGTATCGCCTTTCGTCACACCAAGATTGGTCATCGCGCCAGCAAGTCTTGCTACTTTGTCTTGTAGCTCATTAAAGGTCAGTTGGTATTTTACGTCGGTAACTGGTGAATCATAAATAATAGCGGCTTGTTCGCCATAACCATCTTCAACGTGTCTATCGACGGCGTTGTAACAGGTGTTTAGCTCCGCACCTTTAAACCAGCGATAAAAAGGTTTGTTGCTGTCATCAAGAATTTCATCGGCTTCTTTATTCCAGCTAATGGCTTTGGCGGCTTCGCCCCAGTAGCCTCGTGGATCGTCGATGGCGTGTTGTTTGAGTGTTTGATAGTCGAGTTGCTCAGTCATTGTTCTTGTTCTCATTCTTCTAATCAATGTTGACTATAACTAACACGTTAAAGAGCCGCTTAAATATTAGACTTAGTGTTGAGTGGCAGATAAATTGCTGTTTAGGCTTGATAATAACTAGGTATCTCCATTAGTCTAACAAGACAAAAGTGGTAATTGGTTCTGGAGTTACGAAAAATAACTTTACCTTTACGTAAACTTCAAGTACCGTATAAAAAATTCAGGAGTTATGCATGATAGATTCACAAAAAACATTTTCGATAAGCGACTTATCAAAAGAGTTTGACGTTACAACTCGAAGCATTCGCTTTTACGAAGATCAAGGGTTAATGAAACCAACCCGCCGTGGACAAACACGTATTTACAGCCCGCAAGATCGCGTGCGACTGAAACTGATTTTACGCGGTAAACGCCTTGGCTTTTCACTTGCTGAAACCAGACGTTTATTCGACTTATATGACGCCGACCGCTCAAGCGTTCAGCAGCTACACACCATGTTGTCGTTGATTGATGAAAAGAAACAACATCTGCAACAACAAATGGAAGACATCACCGTCGTGCTGATGGAGCTAAGCTCGGTAGAAACCCGCTGTAGAGCGGAATTAAAAGAATTAAGCTAAAAATAGCCAATGGAGCCCACTATGTTATCTACATTTAGTTCACTAAATTTCAATCACGGCGAAACTATCGACATGTTGCGCGATACTGTTAACGCCTTTGCTCGCGACGAAATCGCACCACGCGCTGAGCAAATCGATTTAGACAACGAATTCCCTGCCGATTTATGGCGCAAAATGGGTGACATGGGCTTATTGGGTATTACCGTTTCAGAAGAGTTTGGCGGTGTGGACATGGGTTACTTAGCCCACATGGTAGCAATGCAAGAAATCAGCCGCGCGTCAGCGTCTGTTGGTTTAAGCTACGGCGCACACTCTAACCTTTGTGTTAACCAAATCTACAAAAACGGTAACCAAGCACAAAAAGAAAAATACTTACCAAAACTTGTGAGCGGTGAGCACATCGGCGCACTAGCAATGAGTGAGCCAAACGCGGGTTCTGACGTAGTTTCATTAAAACTACACGCGCGTAAAGAAGGCGATAAATACATTCTAAACGGCAACAAAATGTGGATCACCAATGGTCCAAATGCCGAAACTTACGTAGTTTACGCAAAGACAGACGTTAACGCGGGTTCACGCGGTATCACAGCATTCATCATCGAGCGCGGTTTCAAAGGTTTCTCTCAAGCACAAAAGCTAGACAAACTAGGTATGCGTGGTTCAAACACCTGTGAATTAGTATTTGAAGACTGTGAAGTACCAGAAGAGAACATTCTTGGCGAGCTAAACGGTGGCGTTAAAGTATTAATGAGCGGCCTAGACTACGAGCGCGTAGTACTAACAGGTGGCCCACTAGGCATCATGGATGCGTGTATGGACATCGTTGTTCCTTACATTCACGACCGTCAGCAGTTTGGTAAATCAATCGGTGAGTTCCAACTAATTCAAGGCAAAATCGCCGACATGTACACACAAATGAATGCAGCTAAATCATACGCTTATGCTGTTGCAGCATCTTGTGATCGCGGCGAAACAACGCGTAAAGACAGTGCGGGTATCATTTTATACAGCGCCGAGCTAGCAACTAAGATGGCATTAGATGCAATCCAACTGCTAGGCGGTAACGGTTACATCAATGAGTTTGCAACGGGTCGTTTACTACGTGACGCTAAACTTTATGAAATTGGCGCGGGTACTTCAGAAATCCGCCGTATGCTAATCGGCCGTGAGTTGTTTAACGAATCTAAATAATTCATCCACGATTAGAACTCAGTTCGCTAACGGTGCTATACCTCCCCTTTTGTACCCGCAGGCTTTGGGCAATCGCCAAAGATTGCGGGGATAGCACCGTTACCTTTAACAAGGTAAAGGAGCCCACTTGTGACTATTCTTTCCAGCAAAATTAATACCCGCAGCCAAGATTTCATCGATAAAAGCAACGCTATGCAAGCGCTTGTTGATGAGCTAAACGACAACGTTGAAACCCTTAAAAAAGGCGGCGGTGAAGCGGCGCAAGAGCGTCATCAATCACGCGGCAAAATGCTTGCCCGCGACCGTATCAGCAATCTTATCGACGCTGGTAGCCCATTCTTAGAAATCAGCCAATTTGCCGCATGGCGTTGTTATGAAGACTACGTACCTTGTGCCGGCGTTGTGGCAGGTATCGGCCGCGTAGCTGGCGTTGAGTGTATGATTGTTGCCAATGACGCAACAGTTAAAGGCGGTACTTACTATCCGCTCACGGTTAAAAAGCATTTACGTGCTCAAGACATCGCCGAGCGTTGTCACCTGCCGTGTATCTACTTAGTAGACTCTGGTGGCGCATTCTTACCTCGTCAAGATGACGTATTCCCAGATCGCGATCATTTCGGCCGCATCTTCTTTAACCAAGCGAATATGTCTGCCAAAGGCATCCCACAAATTGCTTCGGTAATGGGTCTGTGTACTGCAGGTGGTGCTTACGTGCCAGCCATGGCGGACGAGTCAATTATCGTTAAAGAGCAAGGTACTATTTTCCTTGCGGGTCCACCGCTTGTTAAAGCAGCAACGGGTGAAGTGGTTAGCGCAGAAGATTTAGGCGGCGCGGATGTGCACACCAAGATTTCTGGGGTGAGCGATCATTACGCACAAAACGATGAGCACGCTTTACAACTTGTACGCCAAGCAGTTAAACGCATCAATCACGTTAAACAGCCAAACCTAAGCGTATTACCAACGGTTGAGCCACTTTATGACGCCAAAGAGTTATACGGCATCGTAGGTACGGATCTGAAAAAGCCGTTTGATGTGAAAGAAGTTATTGCTCGCATCGTCGATGGCTCTGATTTTGATGAATTCAAACAGTACTACGGTTCAACGCTAGTGTGTGGCTTTGCCCGCATTCACGGCTATCCAGTAGGCATTGTTGCTAACAACGGTATTTTATTCTCAGAGTCGGCGCAAAAAGGCGCGCACTTTGTTGAGTTGTGTTGTCAGCGCAAAATTCCATTAGTGTTCTTACAAAACATCACTGGCTTCATGGTAGGTCAAAAATACGAGCACGAAGGCATCGCTAAACACGGCGCGAAAATGGTAACAGCGGTTTCTTGTGCCAAGGTGCCTAAATTCACAGTACTTATCGGCGGCAGTTACGGCGCTGGTAACTACGGCATGTGTGGCCGTGCGTACGATCCAACCATGATGTGGATGTGGCCGAACTCGCGTATCTCAGTAATGGGCGGCGAGCAAGCTGCTGGCGTATTAACGCAAGTTCGTCAAGACGGCTTAGCGCGTAAAGGCGAAAGCATGTCGGACGAAGAAGTCGAGAAATTCAAAAAGCCGATTATCGATCAATACGAAGAGCAAGGTAATCCATATTACGCCAGTGCCCGTTTATGGGATGACGGCATTATCGATCCTGCGCAAACCCGTCAAGTACTTGGCCTAGCCATTAGTGCGTCGTTAAACAAAGAAATCGAAGATACCAAGTTCGGTATCTTTAGAATGTAGGAGTTGACGATGACGGATTACATATCAACGGATATCGCGGGTGGCGTGGCGACTATTACCATGCTGCGCGAAGATGTTCACAACGCCTTTGACGATGTGATGATCGCTCAGCTTATCGCAGCATTCAACGGCGCAATAGCTAATGATGACGCGCGCATTATCGTGCTGCGCTCAACGGGTAAAAACTTCTCAGCGGGTGCCGATCTGAACTGGATGCGCTCGATGGCCAAGAAGAACTATCAAGAGAACATCGATGACGCTGGCGAGCTAGCGAACCTAATGAAAACTATCGCCACCTCGCCAAAGCCAACCATGGCCTTGGTGCAAGGTGCAGCCTTTGGCGGCGCAGTAGGTCTAGTGGCTTGTTGTGATATCGCCATTGCCACCGAGCGCGCAAGTTTCTGCTTAAGCGAAGTAAAAATTGGCCTTATTCCAGCGGTTATCAGTCCTTATGTGGTTGCTGCTATGGGACAACGTCAGGCGCAGCGTTATTTCTTAACGGCTGAGCGCTTTAAAGCAGACAAAGCAAGCGAGTTTGGACTTGTTCATGAAGTTTGTGCCGATGGCGAGTTAGACACAGCAGCAGCCCCTGTTATTGCATCGCTACTTGGCAATAGCCCAGCGGCCATGACAGCAGCGAAAGAGCTTATCGGTTTTGTTCGCTTTGATCATATCGACAGCACTATTATCGATGGCACCAGCGAGCGCATCGCCGCTATTCGCGTGTCAACCGAGGGTCAAGAAGGCCTGAGCTCTTTCTTAGAAAAACGCGCACCAAATTGGCTGCTAGCCGATAAATAAGGTAAGGAATTAGTTATGTTTGATAAAATTTTAATTGCCAATCGCGGCGAAATTGCTTGTCGCATCATCCAAACCGCACAGAAAATGGGTGTGCGTTGTGTGGCGTTATACTCTGACGCCGACAAAGATGCCCTACACGTGAAAATGGCTGATGAAGCTTTTCACATTGGACCATCGCCGTCGAAAGATTCTTACCTTCGTATGGATCGCATTTTAGAGGCAGCTAAAGAGTCTGGTGCCCAAGCAATCCATCCGGGTTACGGCTTTATGTCTGAAAATGTAGACTTTGCTAAAGCCTGTTTAGACAACAACATTACCTTTATCGGTCCACCGGTTGAAGCCATCGATGCCATGGGGTCAAAGAGTGCCGCTAAAGCAATTATGACTGACGCGGGCGTACCGCTAGTACCGGGTTACCACGGCGACAATCAAGACGAAGCCTTCTTAAAAGAGCAATCACTTGCCATTGGTTACCCGCAATTACTTAAAGCGGCCTACGGCGGCGGTGGTAAAGGCATGCGTGTAGTTGAGTCTGCCGATGAGTTTGACGCAGCACTTGCTTCCACCAAGCGTGAAGCCATTGCTAGTTTCGGCAATGACAAGATGCTGATTGAGCGCTACCTAACTAAGCCACGCCATGTTGAGATTCAAGTATTTGCCGATAACCACAGTAACTGTATTTACCTATCTGAACGCGACTGTTCAATTCAGCGTCGTCACCAGAAAGTTATTGAAGAAGCGCCAGCGCCAAACCTGAGCGAAGAGACTCGCGTTGCCATGGGTGAAGCGGCTGTAGCGGCTGCAAAAGCCATTAACTATCAAGGTGCAGGTACGGTTGAGTTCTTATTCGACGAAGACGGCTCTTTCTACTTCATGGAGATGAATACTCGTTTGCAGGTTGAGCATCCAGTGACTGAAATGATCACTGGTCTTGATTTAGTTGGCTGGCAGTTAAAAGTTGCTAACAACGAAAAACTACCACTTGAGCAATCTCAAGTAACCGTTGATGGTCACGCGATTGAAGTACGTATTTACGCCGAAGATCCTGACAATGAGTTCTTACCAGCGACAGGTCAATTGAACTACCTACGCCAACCAGAGCCGTCTAATCACGTGCGTGTTGATACGGGTGTTATTCAAGGTGACGAAGTATCAAGCTTCTACGATCCTATGATTGCTAAGCTAATCGTCTGGGATGAGACGCGTGATCGCGCTATCGCTCGCATGAACCGCGCGCTAGATGACTATCGCATCAGTGGTTTAAAAACCAACTTAGGTTTCTTAACGAACCTAGTAAACGCGCAGCCGTTTAAAGATGTTGAGTTAGACACGGGCTTTATCGAGAAACACGACGCCTTACTCTTTAGCGACAAGACAGAGACTTGTTACAAGTCACTAATGCTAGCGTGTTTAGCAACGCTGGCTAAAGAAGATGCGCCAATCGAACCGCATCGCACCAACAACGACCCATTCTCGCCGTGGAATATCAACAACGGCTGGCGTCTTAACGAACAAGCGTCACACCTTGTTGAGCTAACCGACGAGAACGACAACAGCCATAGCGTGCGCGTTGGTGTTGAAGGCAATGGTTACGTATTTAACTTCGATGGCGAACGTTTCGATGCCACAGCAAGCGTTAACGGCGATCACCTAGTTGCTACCATCAATGGCCACAAAACAAGCCTACTATTTGATGTAACTAGCGAGCAAGTAACATTGTTTATCAAGCAAGATGTACATCACTTTACCCGTAAATCAGATGGCAGTGCAGGCTTTGACGTTGATGAAAGCGAAGACAAGCTAACAGCGCCAATGAACGGCACCATCGTTGAAGTGCCAGTGACCGCTGGTCAAAGCGTGAAAGAAGGCGACGTGCTAGTGATTATGGAAGCCATGAAAATGGAATACTCAATCACTGCAACCCATGATGGCGTAGTCAGTGAAGTATTCTTTGCCGCCGGCGACATGGTAAAAGATGGCGATCAACTCGTTGAACTAAGCGAGGGCTAATCATGAGTTTACCGAAGAAAGTTCGCATCGTTGAAGTAGGCCCACGTGATGGCCTACAAAACGAGAAGCAAGTGAGCACCGATGCTAAAGTGGCATTAGTTAACGACCTTGCTGACGCTGGCCTTAAAGTGATTGAAACTGGCAGTTTCGTATCCCCTAAATGGGTGCCACAAATGGCGGATAGCAGCGATGTTTTCGCTGCTATTGATCGCAAAGACGGTATTACCTACGCCGCACTTACACCAAATGTTAAAGGCCTTGAAGCCGCTATCGCAGCGGGTGCATCAGAAGTTGCGGTATTTGGCGCGGCTTCTGAAAGCTTTAGCCAAAAGAACATTAATTGCTCTATCGATGAATCTCTAGAGCGCTTTACACCGCTAATGGCGATGGCCAAAGAGCACGGATTACCGGTTCGTGGTTATGTGTCTTGTGTCTTAGGCTGTCCATATGAAGGCGATATCGACGTAGCAACCGTGGCTCACGTTGCCAAAAAACTATTGGATATGGGCTGCTATGAAATCAGCCTTGGTGACACCGTTGGTGTCGGTACACCAATGGCGGTAAAAGCAATGCTTGAAGCAGTTACTACTAAAGTGCCCGTTGAAAAATTAGCGGTTCACTTTCATGATACCTACGGACAAGCGCTAGCCAATATCTTTAGCGCGCTGCAAATGGGTATTGCTACAGTAGATAGCGCCGTTGCAGGCCTTGGTGGCTGTCCATATGCTAAAGGCGCATCGGGCAACGTTGCCACCGAAGAGTTGGTTTATATGTTAAACGGTCTTGGTATCGAACACGGCGTTGATTTAGATAAATTAGCGCGTGCAGGCTGGCGCATTAGCGACGCGTTAAATCGCGCACCTAATTCAAAAGTGTCATTGGCGCTAAAAGCCAATAGTAATGGATAAAATAATAATCTCTACCTAAGGAGCTCATAGTGGCTGGTTTAAATAAAGTAGTAGAAACATATGATCAAGCATTAGCTGGTCTTACTGATGACATGACCTTAATGGTTGGTGGCTTTGGTTTATGTGGTATCCCTGAAAATCTCATCATCAAAATGCAGGAAATGGGCGTTAAAGGTTTAACGTGTATTTCAAATAACGCCGGTGTTGATGATTTTGGTTTAGGTTTATTACTGCAAAAGAAACAAATTTCGCGTATTTACGCTTCTTACGTTGGTGAGAATGCCCTATTTGAGCAACAAATGCTTAATGGTGAGTTAGAAGTTATTCTGACGCCACAAGGCACGCTGGCTGAGAAAATCCGCGCTGGCGGCGCTGGTATTCCAGCATTCTTCACTGCAACAGGTTACGGTACGCCAGTGGCTGAAGGTAAAGAAACCCGTGAAATCGATGGTCGTCACTACGTATTAGAGCCATCGTTGACTGCTGACTTCGCCTTAGTTAAAGCATGGAAAGCCGATACTATGGGTAACCTTGTATATCGCAATACAGCCATGAACTTTAATCCAATGATGGCAACCGCAGGTAAAATTACCGTGGTTGAAGTGGAAGAGATTGTGCCAGCAGGCACTTTAGATCCAAACCACATCCACACACCGGGTATCTATGTTAATCGCGTGATTAAAGGCAACTTTGAAAAACGCATCGAACAACGTACAACAAGGGAGGCATAATCATGGCACTATCACGAGAGCAAATCGCTAAGCGTATCGCTGCTGAGCTGCAGGATGGTTTTTATGTCAACCTAGGTATCGGTATTCCAACACTAGTGGCTAACTACATTCCTGACGGCATGGAAGTGATGCTGCAATCGGAAAATGGCCTATTAGGTATGGGACAATTCCCAACGGAAGACGAAGTAGACGCCGATTTAATCAATGCCGGTAAGCAAACCGTTACTATGGAAACTGGCGCATCGTTATTCTCATCGGCAGAAAGCTTTGCAATGATCCGCGGCGGCCACGTTGATTTAACCGTACTAGGTGCATTTGAAGTTGATGTAAGCGGAAATATCGCGTCTTGGATGATCCCAGGCAAGCTTATCAAAGGCATGGGCGGCGCAATGGATTTAGTGGCTGGCGCTGAAAACATTATTGTGACGATGACTCACGCCGATAAGAAAGGTAACTCAAAACTGCTTGATGCTTGTACCCTGCCACTAACTGGCGCGCAATGTATCAAGAAAGTAGTAACTGACTTAGCCGTGCTAGAAATCAAAGACGGCGCTTTCCACCTACTTGAACGCGCCCCAGATGTATCGGTTGAAGAAATCATCGAAAAGACTGCTGGTAAATTAGTGGTTCCTGAAAATGTGAAGGTAATGGACGTTTAGTCTCTTCATATTGCCCTGATAAAATGCTCGCTTAGGCGAGCATTTTTTTTGTGGCATACTATTTGCTAAATTCTCAGTAATCATTCACAGCAGCTCAATTGGAGCCATAATGACATTACGAAAATATCTAATGGCCTTTGCCCTTCTTGCCTTAGGCGGTTGTCAAACCATTGACACCATAGTTGGCAAGAGCAAGTCGACGGAGCAGCCAGTTGAAGTCGCAATCTCCTCGTTAAGTCAGCAACTTACAACAAATCCGCTTTTTTCGGTGGCAGATATCAAGGTTGTGAGTACTACTTTTGTGTGGTCAGATAGTTTAAATACCACCACCAAAAACCAAAAGATGGAATATTTAGGTAATTTGCTGCAAGAGAGCATCAGCACCAACCTTAGCAACGCGGGTGCTAAGGTCATGGAAATCAAATCAGCCAATGCCATCTATTTAACTGAGCACAGTGAACTCATTCTAAGTCGAGACGGAGAACGTGTTGCCAACGACACTGACGCCGATTATGTTCTTACAGGAATTATGACACCAAGTGAATACGGTACTGTGGTCAATGCGAAGTTAATTAACCTACATAACAAACAAGTTGTTGCCGCCGCTCGGCAGGTGATTGCCGCTATGAGCGCCGATCGCAATCAAGGACAATCGTCGACAGTGAAAGACGGCCTACTCTATCGCGATAATTCGCGCCAAGGAGTTATTAATGAATAAATCAACGTTGAGCCTATTAGTTGCTGCTGCAATGATTCCAGCCTGCTCAATCTTTCCTTCACAAGAAGAGATGAGCCAGCAAGTTGTAAAGAAAGTCATCGAAGCAAAAGAAAAAAGCGCCTTTGATAAGAAAACACTGGTGAAGAATGTCAATCACTACGCCAAATGGCTGGTGCAAGATCT
This DNA window, taken from Psychrobium sp. MM17-31, encodes the following:
- a CDS encoding propionyl-CoA synthetase, with translation MTEQLDYQTLKQHAIDDPRGYWGEAAKAISWNKEADEILDDSNKPFYRWFKGAELNTCYNAVDRHVEDGYGEQAAIIYDSPVTDVKYQLTFNELQDKVARLAGAMTNLGVTKGDTVVIYMPMVAEAVIGMLACARIGAIHSVVFGGFAAPELATRIDDAKPKLILSASCGIEPNRLVAYKPLLDEAIEIAANKPTHTIILQRPQLTAEMTAGRDVDWNEAVEAAEPVGCVSVAATDPLYILYTSGTTGQPKGVVRDNGGHAVALAWSMKHVYNVKPGEVFWAASDVGWVVGHSFICYGPLINRSTTVVFEGKPIGTPDAGTFWRIISEYNVKSFFTAPTAFRALRGCDPDGEFIKKYDISCLNALYLAGERCDPATLHWAQDQLQIPVIDHWWQTETGWPMASNLLGSCPSEVKAGSPARAVPGYDVQIVDEFGEQVPQGQSGMIVAKLPLPPGTLPTLWNNNERFYDAYLSQIEGYYLTGDAGYLDEDDYLFVMNRIDDVINVAGHRLSTGRMEEVICDHPSVAEGAVIGVNDELKGELPLALVVLSSGNNKSAEEVSKELVSLVREQVGAVAAFKRVHCVEKLPKTRSGKILRATMKKMANGDEFVVPATIEDESVLETLSAVL
- a CDS encoding MerR family DNA-binding transcriptional regulator, whose amino-acid sequence is MIDSQKTFSISDLSKEFDVTTRSIRFYEDQGLMKPTRRGQTRIYSPQDRVRLKLILRGKRLGFSLAETRRLFDLYDADRSSVQQLHTMLSLIDEKKQHLQQQMEDITVVLMELSSVETRCRAELKELS
- a CDS encoding isovaleryl-CoA dehydrogenase, whose amino-acid sequence is MLSTFSSLNFNHGETIDMLRDTVNAFARDEIAPRAEQIDLDNEFPADLWRKMGDMGLLGITVSEEFGGVDMGYLAHMVAMQEISRASASVGLSYGAHSNLCVNQIYKNGNQAQKEKYLPKLVSGEHIGALAMSEPNAGSDVVSLKLHARKEGDKYILNGNKMWITNGPNAETYVVYAKTDVNAGSRGITAFIIERGFKGFSQAQKLDKLGMRGSNTCELVFEDCEVPEENILGELNGGVKVLMSGLDYERVVLTGGPLGIMDACMDIVVPYIHDRQQFGKSIGEFQLIQGKIADMYTQMNAAKSYAYAVAASCDRGETTRKDSAGIILYSAELATKMALDAIQLLGGNGYINEFATGRLLRDAKLYEIGAGTSEIRRMLIGRELFNESK
- a CDS encoding carboxyl transferase domain-containing protein, with product MTILSSKINTRSQDFIDKSNAMQALVDELNDNVETLKKGGGEAAQERHQSRGKMLARDRISNLIDAGSPFLEISQFAAWRCYEDYVPCAGVVAGIGRVAGVECMIVANDATVKGGTYYPLTVKKHLRAQDIAERCHLPCIYLVDSGGAFLPRQDDVFPDRDHFGRIFFNQANMSAKGIPQIASVMGLCTAGGAYVPAMADESIIVKEQGTIFLAGPPLVKAATGEVVSAEDLGGADVHTKISGVSDHYAQNDEHALQLVRQAVKRINHVKQPNLSVLPTVEPLYDAKELYGIVGTDLKKPFDVKEVIARIVDGSDFDEFKQYYGSTLVCGFARIHGYPVGIVANNGILFSESAQKGAHFVELCCQRKIPLVFLQNITGFMVGQKYEHEGIAKHGAKMVTAVSCAKVPKFTVLIGGSYGAGNYGMCGRAYDPTMMWMWPNSRISVMGGEQAAGVLTQVRQDGLARKGESMSDEEVEKFKKPIIDQYEEQGNPYYASARLWDDGIIDPAQTRQVLGLAISASLNKEIEDTKFGIFRM
- a CDS encoding enoyl-CoA hydratase-related protein; its protein translation is MTDYISTDIAGGVATITMLREDVHNAFDDVMIAQLIAAFNGAIANDDARIIVLRSTGKNFSAGADLNWMRSMAKKNYQENIDDAGELANLMKTIATSPKPTMALVQGAAFGGAVGLVACCDIAIATERASFCLSEVKIGLIPAVISPYVVAAMGQRQAQRYFLTAERFKADKASEFGLVHEVCADGELDTAAAPVIASLLGNSPAAMTAAKELIGFVRFDHIDSTIIDGTSERIAAIRVSTEGQEGLSSFLEKRAPNWLLADK
- a CDS encoding acetyl/propionyl/methylcrotonyl-CoA carboxylase subunit alpha; the protein is MFDKILIANRGEIACRIIQTAQKMGVRCVALYSDADKDALHVKMADEAFHIGPSPSKDSYLRMDRILEAAKESGAQAIHPGYGFMSENVDFAKACLDNNITFIGPPVEAIDAMGSKSAAKAIMTDAGVPLVPGYHGDNQDEAFLKEQSLAIGYPQLLKAAYGGGGKGMRVVESADEFDAALASTKREAIASFGNDKMLIERYLTKPRHVEIQVFADNHSNCIYLSERDCSIQRRHQKVIEEAPAPNLSEETRVAMGEAAVAAAKAINYQGAGTVEFLFDEDGSFYFMEMNTRLQVEHPVTEMITGLDLVGWQLKVANNEKLPLEQSQVTVDGHAIEVRIYAEDPDNEFLPATGQLNYLRQPEPSNHVRVDTGVIQGDEVSSFYDPMIAKLIVWDETRDRAIARMNRALDDYRISGLKTNLGFLTNLVNAQPFKDVELDTGFIEKHDALLFSDKTETCYKSLMLACLATLAKEDAPIEPHRTNNDPFSPWNINNGWRLNEQASHLVELTDENDNSHSVRVGVEGNGYVFNFDGERFDATASVNGDHLVATINGHKTSLLFDVTSEQVTLFIKQDVHHFTRKSDGSAGFDVDESEDKLTAPMNGTIVEVPVTAGQSVKEGDVLVIMEAMKMEYSITATHDGVVSEVFFAAGDMVKDGDQLVELSEG
- a CDS encoding hydroxymethylglutaryl-CoA lyase; the protein is MSLPKKVRIVEVGPRDGLQNEKQVSTDAKVALVNDLADAGLKVIETGSFVSPKWVPQMADSSDVFAAIDRKDGITYAALTPNVKGLEAAIAAGASEVAVFGAASESFSQKNINCSIDESLERFTPLMAMAKEHGLPVRGYVSCVLGCPYEGDIDVATVAHVAKKLLDMGCYEISLGDTVGVGTPMAVKAMLEAVTTKVPVEKLAVHFHDTYGQALANIFSALQMGIATVDSAVAGLGGCPYAKGASGNVATEELVYMLNGLGIEHGVDLDKLARAGWRISDALNRAPNSKVSLALKANSNG
- a CDS encoding CoA transferase subunit A encodes the protein MAGLNKVVETYDQALAGLTDDMTLMVGGFGLCGIPENLIIKMQEMGVKGLTCISNNAGVDDFGLGLLLQKKQISRIYASYVGENALFEQQMLNGELEVILTPQGTLAEKIRAGGAGIPAFFTATGYGTPVAEGKETREIDGRHYVLEPSLTADFALVKAWKADTMGNLVYRNTAMNFNPMMATAGKITVVEVEEIVPAGTLDPNHIHTPGIYVNRVIKGNFEKRIEQRTTREA
- a CDS encoding 3-oxoacid CoA-transferase subunit B — its product is MALSREQIAKRIAAELQDGFYVNLGIGIPTLVANYIPDGMEVMLQSENGLLGMGQFPTEDEVDADLINAGKQTVTMETGASLFSSAESFAMIRGGHVDLTVLGAFEVDVSGNIASWMIPGKLIKGMGGAMDLVAGAENIIVTMTHADKKGNSKLLDACTLPLTGAQCIKKVVTDLAVLEIKDGAFHLLERAPDVSVEEIIEKTAGKLVVPENVKVMDV
- a CDS encoding FlgO family outer membrane protein, whose translation is MTLRKYLMAFALLALGGCQTIDTIVGKSKSTEQPVEVAISSLSQQLTTNPLFSVADIKVVSTTFVWSDSLNTTTKNQKMEYLGNLLQESISTNLSNAGAKVMEIKSANAIYLTEHSELILSRDGERVANDTDADYVLTGIMTPSEYGTVVNAKLINLHNKQVVAAARQVIAAMSADRNQGQSSTVKDGLLYRDNSRQGVINE